In the Methanocalculus natronophilus genome, GGGTATACCAGGAAGCAATTCCGGCACAGGTTCCATTCAATTCCCGCCTTCCTGAAATACTCAGGGGAGCTGGCATCCCCTATGCAACCGTGATGGACGCAGACGAACTCCCCCGCTTCAGGGAGATGCTCTCGCTCTCTTTTGCAGAGATGACCCCCACTGTCACCCTCATTTCGCCTGCCTGTTTTACCAGTGGAGCGTGTCCCCCTCCCGACTTCCCTGACCGGAGCAGAACAGTTGCCCCAATCCCCGGATCTGTTCTCAGGACACCGCTGATGACCCGCTACGATGCAATCGCCGCGGTTGCTCCGCACCTGGGATCAGCCCTCTGCGTCAGCAATATCGGGGTTCCCTCAAAAGAGCTGTATGCCATCTCCGATCGGCCGGAGAACTTCTATATGCTTGGTTCATACACCCAGGCATCACCGATTGCACTTGGGCTTGCCCTCTCAACAGACCGGGAGGTGGTGGTGATCGACGGCGACGGCTCACTCCTTGGATCCGCAATCCTTCCAGTCATTGCTTCGCTTGGACCAAAGAACCTGACCATCATCTGCCTTGATAACGGCACCTTCGGTTCCACCGGCAACCAGATCACCCAGGGGTATGCCACAACCGATCTGGCACAGATAGCAGCAGCTGCCGGGATCAGACAGTGCGTGCAGGTGCAGACAGCAGAGGAGCTTGATGCCGCACTCAGGGCAAAGAGGGGCGGCCCATGGTTCATCCACGTGATCATCCGGCCTGGCAATGCGGATGTCCCAAATATCCCCCTTTCGCCTATAGAGATCCGGAACCGGTTCATGGAGGCTGCCAGCACCACGCCACCCTTCAGATGAGCAGCAGGGTGATTACCGGTATCGTCAGAAGCGATACGATTGTCGAGAGAAAGACGAGCTGGGAGGCAAACCGCTCGTCTGATCCATAGATATCTGCAAAGATCACCGTCATCGATCCAACCGGCATTGCGGCAAGCAGGACGAGGATTCCCAGAACAAGCGGGTCATCGATGAGCGGGGAGAGGAGGAGGTATGTGCCGGCAGGCAGCAGAAGAAGCCTGAGTGCTGCCCCGGTGAAGACGGTTCTATCACCAATCATCTCCCGTACCGGAAACGTGGCAAGGAAGGAGCCGACGATCAGCATGGCAAGCGGTGTCGTCAGGTCGCCAAGGAGCCGCATCGCATCGATTGCGGGAGATGGTATCCGGATCTCAAGCAGGAAGAGCGCAAGGCCCAGGAGAGAGGCCGTGATACCAGGATTGACCAGGAGTTTCAGATTGAACTCGTACCTGCCGGTGATCATCACGATCCCGGCAGAGAAGATGAGGAGATTGAAGATCAGGTTGGCTATTGCCACATAGAAGATGCTCTCCGGGCCAAAGAGGGCAGCAGCTATTGGAAAACCCATGAACCCGATATTGCCAAAGAGGATGCCAAACGAGAAGACCCCGCGGCGCATCTCTCCCATCGTGAAGAGGCTGCTTCCGATATATGCCACAATGACTGCAAAGAGGTAGAAGACGACGACCCCAATGCAGAAGATGAGGGTATTTGAGAGGAGGGCAGCAGACGGCGGTATCTGCATCGAGACGATAATGAGTGCAGGAATTGAGACATTTAAGAGAAATAGCGATATTTTATGGGTTGCGTGCCGGTCAAGGATACCAAGACGGTATGCGGCGTAGCCGGTTGCAATGAGGATCATAAGAACTGCAACCGGGTCAATTATCATGAGAAATTCCGCCAGCACCACCTACACCTCAAAAGAACCATTGCACCTGATCAGACAATTGGTTTTTGCTCAAGAGAAGAGAAGAATGCAAAAGTTTCTTTATCAATACAGGCGATCATCAACTGGTATGACAATCAGGGTTCTCGCCTTTGCAGGCTCACCCCGCCGCCACGGCAACTCCGAGACACTTCTTGACTGGGTGCTTGACCGGATGCAGCAGGAGCAGGATACAGATGTTTTGAAGTATGCACTCACTGAGATCACGATCGCCCCCTGTAAAGGCTGCAATGCCTGTGAAAAACTAAATACCTGTGTCCAGAAGGATGATCTCGTCTGGGTTGAGGAGAAGATTCTCGAAGCCGACATCATCATCCTCTCCGCACCCATCTTCTGCATGGGTATTGCGGCACAGGCAAAGGCCCTCATTGACCGGGCACAGGTCTTCCGCTCCCGGAAATATGTCCTGAAACTGCCTGTTGTGCCGGCTGAACGGAAGGGAAAGCGGATTGGGATCTTCCTTGCATCTGCGGGCCAGGACTGGGATTTTGTCTTTGATGCTGCAGTTCCTTCCGTGAAATGCCTCTTCAATGTCATTGATGTGAAGAACAAGGATATCCGGTACCTGATGGTGAATAATGTCGATGAGAAGGGTGCGGTCAATGATCACCCGACTGCACAGAAAGATGCTCGTGCACTTGCAGATGAGGTGATCGCCACGATGCGGGAGATGAAGGGAGAGAGCCAGTGATGCTTGAGAAGTGCATGAAGGGAGGCGGGCTATGAAAGCCCTTGGGATATCGGGAAGCCCGAGGCGCCGGGGCAATACCGAGATGCTTCTTGATGCGTTTCTTGCGGGGGCGGAGGAGGCGGGTGCTGATTGTGAAAAGATCGTCCTCTGCGATCTTGAGTTTTCGTCCTGCAAAGGATGCAATGCATGCCACAAGACCGGTGAATGTATCGTCGAAGACGATCTGACCCCGATATTTGAGGAGATCCTGGAAGCAGGGATCGTTGCCCTTGCCTCTCCCATCTATTCGATGAGCGTGACAGCGGAACTAAAAGCGTTTATCGACCGTGGCCAGGTCTTCTGGGCACGGAAGTTTATCCTGAAGGATCTCTTTTTTGACGAGGAGCATACCCGGCAGCACAGGGGAGTCTTCATCTCGACAGCTGGCCAGGACTGGGATCATGTCTTTGACGCGGCATACCCGGTGATTACCGCATTCTTCAATGACATCGGGTTTGCCTATAGAGACAATATCACAGCCGGCAACATGGACGGCTATAAGGGGATCAAAGCTCACCCGACAGCGCTTACGGAAGCAGAGGAGAGGGGGAGAAAGATTGTGGGGGAACTGGAGAGAGTTTGATTATTATCCTGGCAGATAGCGTTATCCGGAGAATGGATTAGAATAACCAAATCCGGAACGCCATTGAAATCCTTCTCATTACGGGTAATGAGTATTGCATGTAATGATAACGCAGAAGCAGCAATAACCGCGTCAGGAAGTGAGATATCGGTATTTGTTCGGATACCGATGGCACTCTCTGCAATTGCACGAGTCAAAGGGAGGCACCATGCACAGTTAAGAAGCCTCTTTGCTTTTTCCAGACCGTCAGGGGTATGCCAATTCCACCCAGGAAGCTCAATTCGGGTTATTATTGAAATATAAAAGATTCCAGAATGACTCTTTCAATAAACGATCTCTCTTCATCTGGAATAGCTCCAGCCAGATAATAGATTAGAATATTTGTATCAAGCAGGTATGAGTTCATATGCGGTTCCATTCTCTACGAAGTGACCGGGCAACCTCATCCGGGTTTTTGATGATGTCACGATAAATTCCATAGTATTCCTGAGGATTGCAGGGTGAAATCCGGGGTTTCTGTACCTGGAGCGTCTGCTTCCAGAGTTCTATTGGAATGATGACACTTTTTTTTGTGACCGCTTGCGTCATACACATCCTGGATCTCGTTCATTATATTCCTGCTATTGCTTCGGGAGAGTATATTTATCCCGATGTACCATTGATCAATCTCGTTGGTAACCTAAGCTGTGATGATCAAAGGAATCAGGAGATACGAGAGCTATCAAAACTCAGATTAGCAACATACAAGCTGAGAAGAGATTCGGGCGTACCGGTATGGTAGCGAGAACAACTCCTCGATCATTTCATAACCATGGAATACGCATTTCTTCATGGCAGGGGGCAAGTCAGTGAATATAATCGAAAAGAGGGGGACCAGATCCCTCCATCAAAGGGAGATTATAAACAGGCTGAAACAAGAGATGCCAACACTTCAAAGACGATTTGGCATCAAAAGGATCGGATTGTTTGGGTCATATGCACGGGATGAAGCCGGTGAGATAAGTGATATCGATCTTCTGGTCTCTTTTGAAGAGGAGAAAGAGCGTTTCCGTACATTTATGCAATGTATTTTTTATCTTGAGGATATTTTCGGCAAAAACGTCGAGCTTATCGCAGAACATGCACTCGATTCCAGAATCCGACCGGTCGTTATTGATGAGGTGATCTGGATTTGAAGACAGATGCCTTTTATATCAGCCATATTCTCCATGAGATTGATTACATCCAGAAGAAATGTAAAGATAAAACCATTGATGACCTCTATTCAGACGAAGATCTTCAACATATCATATCCCGTGCATTGGAAATCATTGGCGAAGCGTCAAAAAATATCTCTCCTGAGATGAAGAGCGCTCATGATCACATTCCCTGGAAAGAGATGAGTGGGATACGGGACAAGATCATTCACAGCTATTTTTCAATCAACTGGATTATAGTATGGGACGTTATCACTCATGAGATAGGGGATTTAAAACGCCAGCTTACAGAGATTCAATAAAATAAAAGCGAGAGAGAGAGAGAGAGAGAGAGAGAGAGAGAGAGAGGAATAATCCCCTATTCCTCAATCCCCGCACCATCTCTACCATCTACAGGTAATACAGCCCAAGGAACAGCGCAGCAAACGAGGCTCCGATCAGGGCGACAAAGATGCCTTTATTCCAGGCAAGCACCTTCCTCCCGTCAAGGGGTCCGAATGGGAGCATATTGAATGCAGCAAGCATCGCATTGATCTTGACACCGACAGCACCAACAAGGAGGACAAACGATCCGAGATCAAACCAGATCGCGGCTGCGGCAAGAAGCGCAAACGGGATGAGCAGGATCAGGTTTGTTATCGGTCCTGCTGCAGATATAATTCCGTTTTCACGTTTTGAGAGGGATGGGCCATAGATCATCGTTGCACCGGGTGCGGCAAAGACAACACCAACAAGAGCCGCAATGGCAACCGCAACAAGCAGCATCTGGTTGTCTTTCCGAAACTCCGCCCAGTACCCATACCGCACCGCTGTGAACTTGTGGGCGAGTTCATGGAGCACAAACCCGACCCCGACTGTGATCAGTGAGAGGATGAAGAGGAGGGCTGCTGTCCCGGGATTGACACCTGTGAACGAGAACCCGCCGATGAGCGCGATCGTGAAGGCAATCGCAAGGGCTATCCACGCGATTCCAAGATCCCTCCGCTCATGTTCCGATATACGATTCAGCATAACAATATATTGACTGGTGACGTGATAGGGTTTCTCATCAGGATCATGGCTCTCATCCATCATCCATCATACAATTCAACCAATTCCCCGGGTACACCCATGGATCCGGATCTATAACATGGGATCAGTACATCTTTTCTCCTCTTCTGCAAAATATCTCTACAGCCTGACGATTCAAAATGAAGACCATGAGAACAATCCCATCCCCCGGAAAACTCATCTGCATAATCTCCCTCGTTTTGATCACAGGAGCACTCATCGGAACAGCAGGCTGCCTTGGTGATACACGGCTCCCTTTCATGGCACAGCAGGCGGAAGAGCAGGTGGAGCCTGAGTATGCCCCGGGTGAGATCCCGCTGCTCATTGCAAAGGCTGAAAGGGAGGCACGAGCCGGCTTCGATGCAATCGCAGAGATACCGGCAGATAAGCGGACATTTGAGAATACCATCCTTGCTTTTGACACCCTGATGACCGGCTATAGTGATGTTGTATTGCCCATACTCCTGGTGGGGTATGCAAACCCTAATCCAACCGTCCGGGAAGAAGGAAAAGCTGTCAGTGAACCCATCTCGAAATTTTTAAATGAGACATATGGTCGATTGGATCTCTATGATGCACTGGCCGATCCGGTTCCCCGGACCGCCGGTGAGAGACAGCTGCAGGATGCTGTTTTGAGAAGATTCGAGAAGCAGGGGCTTAATCCTCCTGATGATCAGGTTTGAGCGGTTTAGAACCGTATCTCAATCTGGTGGATATTTTTGTTTACAGGACACATAGATACCACAGAAGATAAGAGCAGCCACACAGGAGATACTGTCACACAGGAGATACAGTCACCATGCCAAGGCCAAAACGAATCCCCGGACAGGCGCACCCGTTCCTCAAATGGGCAGGCGGCAAAACGCAGCTTCTGCCTGAACTCATCTCCCGCCTCCCGCCAGGGATTGCCAGTGGGGAGGTCACCAGATATGTCGAGCCGTTCATCGGGGGAGGGGCGCTCTTCTTTGCCCTCCACGAGCATCATACCATACAAGAGTCGTATCTCTCTGACGTCAACTGCGAACTCACCCTCTGCTATTCCGTCATCCAGAAGGATGCAGAGGCCCTGATCGAGAAACTTGATCACCTGAGATCAGACTATTATTCGCGAGATGAGGAGGAGAGGAAAGCCTTCTATTACGAGATCCGGGACAACTTCAACAGGCAGCTCTCTGAACTATCGTTTGAAGGATACAACCCGGACTGGATCACTCGTGCTGCATGGATTATCTTTTTAAACCGCACCTGTTTCAACGGGCTCTTCCGGGTAAACCAAAAAGGCGGATTCAATGTTCCCTTCGGAAAGTACAAAAACCCCGATATCCTGAATGCCGGGAACCTGCGAAATGTCGCAAAACTCCTTGAAGGTACAACAATCAGGCGGGGAGACTTCACCAGCTGCCGGGATGTTGTGGATGAGAAGACGTTTGTCTATTTCGACCCACCCTACCGCCCCCTCAACGAGAAGACTGCCGTCTTCACCTCATATGCAAAAGACGGGTTTGACGACAGTGACCAAAAGCGGCTTGCTGAATTCTTCCGGGAGCTTGACCGGAGCGGAGCAAAACTCATGCTCTCAAATTCAGATCCCAAAAACACCGATCCCGATGATTGCTTCTTTGATGATCTCTACTCCGGATTCACCATCGAACGGGTACCTGCAACACGGATGATCAATGCAAATGGTGCGGGCAGGGGTGTAATCAACGAGCTGATCATCACAAATTACCTGTGAACCAGAGATTATCGCTCCATCCCGAATGGCTGAAGGGCAGAAATTGTACTCAGGAGCAGGCTCAGATAATCCCAATAGCAATAAGAATCAAGATAATCCCCCCAATTGCAACCGTCAGCACCCCGGCAATCCCAAGTGCCAGGTAGAGCAGGGGAAGATACGTATTCACTAGGCTTCTGCCTCCTCCCGCCCCTTCGCCCGTTTCCTCCGGAAGAGATCCTCCCGCTCCATCTCCTCAAGGTAATCCGAGATATACACAATAACCCCTTCCAGCTGGGGGATCAGGATCGACTCAAGGGCATTGGTCCTGCGCCGGACCGAGGCAATCCTGGTCGAGAGCCTGAGGATCGCTCCTTCCACCTCTGATAACCGGATCGCAGCTTCAATAGCTTCTGAAGCGAGATCAGATGCCCGGTCAAGCCTCCCACCAGCCGCCATCAGCCCATACCCCGGCAAGGGATCAGAACGGAACGGGTCAGGAAGATCAAACGCTGGCACGCCGGTACCCATGATGTTCTTTGGAAGAGCCGGGATATCCGGGATCGTCCTCTCCAGTGCGGCACAACTCTCCACCTCCCGCCGGGACGCCGCAATCTCCGCAGCAAAGAGAGCAGGGTACGCAGCAGCAAACGCCTCCTCCATCGATCGCCTGAGATCCTTTCTCTTCTGGACAAGCGAGAAGAACTCCATCACCATCGCATCAAGCTTCTCCCGCAACAGTTCATGCCCTTTCCTGGCAGTGACAAGCCGCTTCCTCACCTTCAGCAGTTCAAGCAGCGTCGGCCGGGTACCTGCCGGAAGACGCCTGCTCACCCGGTCTCACCCCGGTAATGCTTCTCGATGAATGCCGGGTTGATCCGCCTGAGCTCTTCCCTTGGGAAGATCGAGAGGAGATCCCAGGCACGATCAAGAGTATCAGCAACAGATCGCCCCTCTTCTGGGTCCTGCCCGACAAACTCCCGTTCAAACCGCTCAAGGAAGGTAAGGTAGAGCCGGTCCACCTCAGTCAGCCCCTCATCCCCGATGACCGCGACAAGGCTGACAAGCCGCCGCCCGCGTGCATATGCAAGATAGAGCTGGCTTGAGACATTGGCGTGATCCTCCCGTGTCCTCCCCTCGCCGATACCGCCCTGCATCAGGCGGGAGAGGCACGGCAACACATCAATCGGCGGATACACCCCTTTCCGGTGGAGTTCACGCGACAGCACAATCTGGCCTTCGGTGATATACCCGGTCAGGTCAGGAACAGGATGGGTGATATCATCATCCGGCATCGTGAGGATCGGGAGCTGGGTGATCGAACCCGACCTGCCTATCACTCTCCCGGCCCGTTCATAGAGCGAGGCGAGATCCGTATACATATACCCCGGATACCCCCTCCGGGCCGGGATCTCCTCCCTCGCTGCAGAGACCTCCCGTAATGCCTCGCAATATGCGGTGATATCCTGCATCACCACCAGGACGTGCATCCCGCAGTCAAAAGCAAGGTATTCTGCCGCAGTCAGGGCGAGACGGGGGGTGATGATCCTCTCGATCGCCGGATCATCGGCACGGTTCAGGAAGATCAATGCATGTGCCCGTGCCCCTGTCTTTGAGAACTCCTGTGTAAAGAACTGCGCCTCCTCATGCGTAATGCCCATCGCCGCGAAGACAACAGCGAAGGCCTCGTCACTGCCCCGGACACGTGCCTGCCGGGTAATCTGGGCGGCAAGCATGCTGTGCGGCAGGCCTGACCCTGAGAAGACCGGGAGCTTCTGGCCCCGGACAAGCGTATTCATACCATCAATTGCCGAAATCCCCGTCTCAATGAAATCCTGCGGAAACTCCCGTTTCGTCGGGTTGATTGCATAGCCTGAGATCTCCATCTCCTTCTCAGGCACAACACGGCCGCCACCGTCAATCGGCTCAGCCGAACCAGAGAAGATCCGCCCAAGCATCTCTTTTGATACCGGCATGGTGAGAGGTTTGCCGGTGAACCGGACAGCAGTGAAATCACAGTCGAGATCGCGTGTCCCGCCAAAGACCATCACAATTGCAATACCCCTGCCCGCCTCAAGCACCTGGCCCATCCTGGTAGTACCATCCGGCAGGAGAACCTGCACCACCTCGTTGTACCCGGCATCATCGATCCCCGATACCGCAAGGATTGGACCCGCTACCCGGACAACAGACCGAAACTCCCGCAATGGAGCCATCAACGATCACCATCCAAAAAGGCGCTCTCAATCTGGTCAAGCACCTCGGGATAGAATGATTCAAACTCCTCGTGCGGCATCGGGCCCATCCTGGAGAGCCGGGCAGTCACGGGATTTGCCCGGATCCCGTCGGCATCCATCCCGGTTCCAACCGCTGCACGCCCTGCTTTGAGATACCGATGGATCAGCGTCATCATCCGGTACTGCTTCTCAGGCGGGCAGAAGGTATCCACTTCATCAAATGCAGACTGGATCAGGAACGACTCCCTCAGAATAGCAGCAACCTGGAGGGTGAACCGGTCCTGTTCAGGGAGGAGATCCGGGCCGACAAGCTGGACGATCTCCTGCAGTTCACTCTCTTTCTGGAGGAGGGCAAGCAGATCAGATCGCATCTCTTTCCAGTTGCTGCCTCCATGTTTCTCCCACCAGGGAGAGACGAGATCGGCATAGAGCGTATAGGAGAGAAGCCAGTTTACCGCAGGAAAATGGCGTTCGTGGGCGAGGTCAGCATCCAGTGCCCAGAAGACCCTGACAATACGGAGCGTGTTCTGGGTGACCGGTTCTGAGAAGTCACCGCCCGGCGGGGAGACCGCACCGATCACCGAGACCGAGCCTTCATCCCCGGAGAGCGTCGTCACCAGGCCCGCCCGTTCGTAAAAGTCCGCGAGACGGGAACCAAGATACGCAGGGTAGCCATGCTCACCCGGCATCTCTTCGAGCCGGCCGGAGATCTCACGCATCGCCTCTGCCCACCGGGAGGTCGAATCTGCCATCAGGGCTACCGTATACCCCATATCACGGTAATATTCTGCGATCGTGATACCGGTATAGACCGAGGCTTCACGTGCCGCAACCGGCATGTTCGAGGTGTTGCCTATGAGGACGGTACGGTTCATCAGCGGCTCTTTTGTCTTTGGATCCACAAGCTTTGGGAACTGTCTCAGCACATCTGCCATCTCGTTGCCGCGTTCACCGCACCCGACATAGACAATGATATCAGCATCACACCACTTGGCAAGCTGGTGCTGGACAACCGTCTTGCCTGCACCAAACGGGCCCGGAACCGATGCGGTACCCCCCTGGACAATCGGGAAGAACGAGTCTATCACCCGCTGTCCGGTAATAAGAGGGCGTTTTGGAGGGATTTTCTTCGCTGCCGGCCGCGGCACCCGGACAGGCCAGTGCTGGAGCATGGAGATCTCAAGATCCCTGCCGGATCCATCCCTGAGCGTGAGGATCGTCTCATCAACCGGGTACTCACCCTCGTCGGCTATCCAGACCACCTCCCCGGAGATGGAGGGGGGAAGCATAATCCGGTGCGTGATATGATCGGTCTCGGGAACAGACCCGAGGACTGCACCCCCTGCCAGCTTATCACCGCCTGATACGGCTGGTGTAAAATGGAACCTGCGATCACGGGAGAGAGCGGGAGAACTGACTCCCCGGACAATGAAATCGCCGGATATATCAGCAAGAGCCGTGAGCGGCCTCTGGATACCATCAAAGATCCGCCCAAGCAGACCCGGTCCCAGTTCGACCGAGAGGGACATCTTCGACCGCTTCACCGGCTCCCCCGGCGTGATCCCGGTTGTATCCTCATAGACCTGGATCGTTGCCAGATCCTCGTTCAATCCGATGATCTCCCCGATGAGTGCATCGGTTCCGACCATAACCACTTCAAACATCCGTGTACCCCGCATCCCGTCTGCATGAACAACCGGGCCGGATATCCTTTGTATTGTACCTGCCATCCACTCACTCCGGCATACCTTTTCCTGCGACCCGCCGGATCGCCTGCGTGATGCTGTCTTCGCCTTCAGAGGGTCCGGCAGAACCAGGAACCCCGATGATGACCGGGTAGACCGCATCAGATCTCCCATGTTCGTCAAGGAGCGGGAGAAGCGGCTGCATAAACCGATCAAGGATGAGGATGACCCCGACAGAATCATCCTGCAGGAGCTTTTTCAGTTCCTCCTCCGCAGATTCGGCATCATCGCAGTGTAAAGACTCAGAGACACCCCCAAGCCTGCAGAGCAGGGCCATCTGGAAATCTCCGATTGCAACAATCCTCATTCCGGTTCCACCACCATATATCCGGGGATCTCGTCCTGCGGCACCTCGAGGAGGAGAGCCGCAGCAGCAGCCATCAGGTTCTCCATCTCAAGCTCAAGGGCAAGGAGGTACCTGATTATAGGACCGCTCCCCAGGTGATACTGGCTGCTGATTGCCCTGCTGATCCCAAGTGTGCATTGGGAGAGTGCCGTCTCGAGTGGACCGGTATCACGGGTCTTCCGAACCTCCTCCAGGAGTGGTTCGATATACGGCCCATATGCAGTATCACGGAGAGCTGCACCAAATTCAAGAATATCCGTCTTCCGTGCAAGATCCTGAAGCACCGGACCTGTGATCTCAAAGCCTCCCGTGGTAACGAGGAAAGGCTCAGTCTCCTCCGGACCCAGGTTCCTGATCAGGCCCCGTGCAAGAATCCTGAGATTTTCTGTATCAATCAGCCGGCCTGCCATTGCCACCGCCGGTTCGTAATGAGCATCTTCAATACCCCGTGCCACGATCATGAGCGAGTGGAAGGACTCCGCGATGATGGCTGATTCAAAGGCGGTAAACCCGCCTGTCTCGCCAACCTTCTGCCAGGTGTTCCGTATGCCAGGGAGTATCCCGGCCCGCTCGATCCTGACAGTACTCTCCTCTATCGTCTCTGCATGGCTGATCTTCCTGATTGCCGAATCTGTCAGCGACCCGATTGCCACGGCCCGTTCGCGTATGAGATCTGCTGGCAGACCGCCTGCAATCCCCCGCAGGATGGCAGCAACCTCCCGGCATTCCAGGATCCGGATATATCCCTGGATAAGGGGCCTGATGGCATCTGGAACAGAACTGACAAGATCAGAGAGCATCCGGTAGTGGTGGGTGCGGATCAGCCGTTCGATAGCATCTGCATCTGCACCCTCACCGTACCCGACATCATGGCCGAGCCGGGCGGCACGCTCAAAGAGGTCAAGGAGATCGGTTGAGCCGGAGACCGTGTCAGCACCGTCAGCCGTCACCAGCGGGTTTCCCATTGCCCTCACCCGTGCTGATGGGTAGGCAAACGAGGCAATACTCAGGATAATCCTGAACCAGCCGGCCGATATGGCAATAAAAACCGCGATCAGAAACGCAATGCCGATCCCGATCACCAGCAGGCCGGTTCCCTCTGCAGCCAGAAGATCAGCGAAGAGCTGGTCAATATCCATCACCATCACCCCCAAAGAGCGTCGCGTGAACACGATGGATCAGGGTGTTTCGCATCTGGTCAAGCCTGGTGGCAAAGGTCTGGTCGCACCGGATTGTTGAATCCGCAGATGTAATAACCACCCCACCGGAGATGATTGCGGGATCATCTGCTGCAAGCACACGAACCTCAGCCTGATCCAGGCCCGATACTGCGAGACGGACGGCGTCTTCATCCTGGCTCCGGCAGTAGACAAGCACTGCTCCATCCCCGACCACCCCGATGCCTTCGAGAACCAGGTGCCGGATAATATCAGGGTACTCCGGCGATTCTGTAAGTGTTGCAAGCATCTCTTCGGCTTCACTGAATACCCCGGAGATCGCCTCCCACCGCGCCTCACGCAGCCGTTTTCCAGACTCATATTCTGCCTGGAGGAGGATCAGGCGCCGCTCTTCCCCAGCCCGCCGCTCCCCCTCATGCTCAATTCTCTCCCGTTCCTGTTCTGCACTATACCGGGCAGATTCTTCGATTTTCTTCAATGTACGGCTCGTTTCTGCTTCTATTCGCTCAATCTCCTCCCGTGTCTCATCCTCAATCAGCCTGAGGAGGGTAACAAGGCCCATCATACCCCTCCGAAGAGACCGATACCAAACATGATCAGGATCGCAACCAGCAGGCCAAAGATTGCAAATGTCTCTGCCATCACCGCAAAGACGAGGCTCTGCCCCATGGACGCGGGCCGCCGTGCAACTGCGCCGATACCGGCAGCAGCCGTCATACCCTGGCCAATCGCCGAGAGGCCTGCGAGGCCGACTGCGAATCCGGCACCAATTGCAGCAAGACCAGCAGCAGCTGTGGCAGTCACGTCACGCGTGATGATCCCGGTGAAGGCCATGACCAGGATCGCAACCAGCAGGCCATAGATCGCCTGCGTCTCAGGGATCACAGTGAAGACCAGGCCTTTCCCAAACGTCTCCTCGCGTTCAGAGGTTGTGGCGATACCTGCAGATGCAGCAATACCCTGGCCGATTGCCGAGAGGGCCGCAAACCCAACGGCAATACCTGCTGCAACCGCGGCAAACCCGGCAGCCAGTGTTGGAACGAGATCCCGTGTGATCATGCCGGTAAACGCCATGATCAGGATCGCCACAAGAAGACCATAGATCGCCTGCGTCTCAGGGATAACTGAGAAGACAAGGGATCTGCCAAACGATTCGGTCCGCTCCGCCGATACCGCAGCACCTGCGGCAGCAGCAATACCCTGGCCGATTGCAGAGAGTCCTGCAAGCCCGATTGCAAACCCGCAGCC is a window encoding:
- a CDS encoding V-type ATP synthase subunit D, whose translation is MSRRLPAGTRPTLLELLKVRKRLVTARKGHELLREKLDAMVMEFFSLVQKRKDLRRSMEEAFAAAYPALFAAEIAASRREVESCAALERTIPDIPALPKNIMGTGVPAFDLPDPFRSDPLPGYGLMAAGGRLDRASDLASEAIEAAIRLSEVEGAILRLSTRIASVRRRTNALESILIPQLEGVIVYISDYLEEMEREDLFRRKRAKGREEAEA
- a CDS encoding V-type ATP synthase subunit B produces the protein MREFRSVVRVAGPILAVSGIDDAGYNEVVQVLLPDGTTRMGQVLEAGRGIAIVMVFGGTRDLDCDFTAVRFTGKPLTMPVSKEMLGRIFSGSAEPIDGGGRVVPEKEMEISGYAINPTKREFPQDFIETGISAIDGMNTLVRGQKLPVFSGSGLPHSMLAAQITRQARVRGSDEAFAVVFAAMGITHEEAQFFTQEFSKTGARAHALIFLNRADDPAIERIITPRLALTAAEYLAFDCGMHVLVVMQDITAYCEALREVSAAREEIPARRGYPGYMYTDLASLYERAGRVIGRSGSITQLPILTMPDDDITHPVPDLTGYITEGQIVLSRELHRKGVYPPIDVLPCLSRLMQGGIGEGRTREDHANVSSQLYLAYARGRRLVSLVAVIGDEGLTEVDRLYLTFLERFEREFVGQDPEEGRSVADTLDRAWDLLSIFPREELRRINPAFIEKHYRGETG
- a CDS encoding V-type ATP synthase subunit A: MAGTIQRISGPVVHADGMRGTRMFEVVMVGTDALIGEIIGLNEDLATIQVYEDTTGITPGEPVKRSKMSLSVELGPGLLGRIFDGIQRPLTALADISGDFIVRGVSSPALSRDRRFHFTPAVSGGDKLAGGAVLGSVPETDHITHRIMLPPSISGEVVWIADEGEYPVDETILTLRDGSGRDLEISMLQHWPVRVPRPAAKKIPPKRPLITGQRVIDSFFPIVQGGTASVPGPFGAGKTVVQHQLAKWCDADIIVYVGCGERGNEMADVLRQFPKLVDPKTKEPLMNRTVLIGNTSNMPVAAREASVYTGITIAEYYRDMGYTVALMADSTSRWAEAMREISGRLEEMPGEHGYPAYLGSRLADFYERAGLVTTLSGDEGSVSVIGAVSPPGGDFSEPVTQNTLRIVRVFWALDADLAHERHFPAVNWLLSYTLYADLVSPWWEKHGGSNWKEMRSDLLALLQKESELQEIVQLVGPDLLPEQDRFTLQVAAILRESFLIQSAFDEVDTFCPPEKQYRMMTLIHRYLKAGRAAVGTGMDADGIRANPVTARLSRMGPMPHEEFESFYPEVLDQIESAFLDGDR
- a CDS encoding V-type ATP synthase subunit F, yielding MRIVAIGDFQMALLCRLGGVSESLHCDDAESAEEELKKLLQDDSVGVILILDRFMQPLLPLLDEHGRSDAVYPVIIGVPGSAGPSEGEDSITQAIRRVAGKGMPE
- a CDS encoding V-type ATPase subunit, with amino-acid sequence MDIDQLFADLLAAEGTGLLVIGIGIAFLIAVFIAISAGWFRIILSIASFAYPSARVRAMGNPLVTADGADTVSGSTDLLDLFERAARLGHDVGYGEGADADAIERLIRTHHYRMLSDLVSSVPDAIRPLIQGYIRILECREVAAILRGIAGGLPADLIRERAVAIGSLTDSAIRKISHAETIEESTVRIERAGILPGIRNTWQKVGETGGFTAFESAIIAESFHSLMIVARGIEDAHYEPAVAMAGRLIDTENLRILARGLIRNLGPEETEPFLVTTGGFEITGPVLQDLARKTDILEFGAALRDTAYGPYIEPLLEEVRKTRDTGPLETALSQCTLGISRAISSQYHLGSGPIIRYLLALELEMENLMAAAAALLLEVPQDEIPGYMVVEPE
- a CDS encoding V-type ATP synthase subunit E, with product MMGLVTLLRLIEDETREEIERIEAETSRTLKKIEESARYSAEQERERIEHEGERRAGEERRLILLQAEYESGKRLREARWEAISGVFSEAEEMLATLTESPEYPDIIRHLVLEGIGVVGDGAVLVYCRSQDEDAVRLAVSGLDQAEVRVLAADDPAIISGGVVITSADSTIRCDQTFATRLDQMRNTLIHRVHATLFGGDGDGY